In Archocentrus centrarchus isolate MPI-CPG fArcCen1 chromosome 21, fArcCen1, whole genome shotgun sequence, the following are encoded in one genomic region:
- the LOC115800214 gene encoding trace amine-associated receptor 13c-like, which translates to MEIQNGVELCFPQFLNSSCRKPTLNWSKRVLLNTVLSFISLMTAVLNLLVIISVSHFRQLHTPSNIILLSLAVSDFLVGLLLMPVEIYRNSTCWVLGDSMCSLYSYLNCNIVTASIGNIVLISVDRYVAICDPLRYPTRITAVRTKLSVCLCWLYAVFYSSFYTKDVLIEPGRYNSCDGECVFVVSEIAGIVDLVLFFIVPVTVIIVLYMRVFVVAVSQARAMRSHVTAVTLQRSLNQTNRSELKAARTLGVLVVVFLASYCPFYCYSLVNENVVNDPSASFVVMIFYFNSCLNPLIYSLFYPWFRNAVKLIITLRIFKCESSETNIHQSQ; encoded by the exons ATGGAGATCCAGAATGGAGTTGAACTCTGTTTTCCACAATTCCTCAATAGTTCCTGTAGGAAACCAACACTTAACTGGTCCAAAAGGGTGCTTCTGAACACTGTGCTTTCATTTATCTCTCTGATGACTGCTGTTCTCAACCTGCTTGTCATCATTTCAGTCTCCCACTTCAG GCAGCTCCACACACCCAGTAAcatcatcctcctctctctggctgtctcgGACTTTCTCGTGGGTCTCCTGTTGATGCCAGTTGAAATTTATAGGAACTCGACTTGCTGGGTACTTGGTGATTCCATGTGTTCTCTTTATAGCTATCTAAACTGTAATATTGTAACCGCTTCAATAGGAAACATAGTACTGATATCAGTTGACCGCTATGTGGCTATTTGTGACCCTCTGCGTTACCCCACCAGAATCACTGCGGTGAGAACCAAACTCAGTGTCTGTCTTTGCTGGCTGTATGCTGTTTTCTACAGCAGCTTCTATACCAAGGATGTACTGATTGAACCAGGCAGGTATAATTCCTGCgatggagagtgtgtgtttgttgtcagTGAAATTGCAGGGATTGTTGAtcttgttttattctttattgtTCCAGTTACTGTCATCATAGTTCTGTATATGAGAGtgtttgtggtggctgtgtctcaggctcgtgccatgcgctctcatgttacagctgtcacactgcagcgttcactgaatcaaacaaacagatctgagtTGAAAGCAGCCAGGACTCTTGGGGTTCTTGTAGTTGTGTTTTTGGCAAGCTACTGTCCATTTTACTGCTACTCACTGGTTAATGAAAATGTGGTCAATGATCCATCTGCATCTTTTGTGGtgatgattttttattttaactcttGTCTCAACCCACTGATCTATAGTTTGTTTTACCCCTGGTTTAGAAATGCTGTTAAACTTATCATCACTTTGAGGATATTTAAGTGTGAGAGCAGTGAGACAAACATACACCAGAGTCAATAA